Proteins encoded in a region of the Schaalia hyovaginalis genome:
- the infB gene encoding translation initiation factor IF-2 has translation MAKLRVHELAKELGITSKELLAYLKDNGEFVKASSSALEPPVVRSVREHYGANAQAAAPETAAKETAPKAAAPASKPGAPKPGAARPAKAATVASAEQPSVEGVAAKAAQSSAPAFSDGADAPAPSAPKPGAPRPAAPKPGAQRTQAQSQDAPAPRPGAPRPGGPRPGPRPAGPRPGNNPYASSQGMPRPGGSGGPRPGGSGGPRPGPRPGAPRPGQGGAERPARSGAPRPGAPRPGARPGGAGGPRPNPGMMPGQANFARNAASGPSDRPARGAGRGGRGGARPGAGAGAGAGAGAPAGGGFGPARGGGRGGRGSTPGAFGRGGGRNQRGRKSKRAKRQEYEQQNAPIIGGVSIPRGNGQTIRIRQGASLADFAEKIDVNPAALVTVLFHLGEMATATQSLDQDTFEALGAELGYDVKVVSPEDEDRELLESFDIDLEAEELDDAENMEARPPVVTVMGHVDHGKTKLLDAIRHTDVVDTEHGGITQHIGAYQVVVEHEGQPRPITFIDTPGHEAFTAMRARGAQVTDIAILVVAADDGVMPQTVEAINHAQAANVPIVVAVNKIDKEGANPDKIRGQLTEYGLVAEEYGGDVMFVDISAKQRQGIHELLEAVLLTADAALTLEANPNSAARGVAIEAKLDKGRGAVATMLVERGTLRIGDAIVVGSAHGRVRAMFDDSGNDMSEAGPSTPVAVLGLTSVPRAGDSFLVAADDRTARQIADKREAAERQAMLAKRRKRVSLEDFDKVLKEGEVDTLNLIIKGDVSGAVEALEDSLLGIDVGDEVQLRIIHRGVGAITQNDVNLATVDNAVIIGFNVRPAERVAELADAEGVEIKYYNVIYSAIDDIEAALKGMLKPIYEEVSLGTAEIRQVFRSGKFGNIAGSIVRSGTIKRGTKARLVRDGVVVAENLEIQSLRREKDDVTEVREGFECGITLGFKDITEGDIIETWEMREKPRD, from the coding sequence GTGGCAAAGTTGCGTGTCCACGAGCTCGCGAAGGAGCTCGGAATCACCAGCAAGGAACTTCTCGCCTACCTCAAGGACAACGGCGAGTTCGTGAAGGCGTCGTCCTCGGCGCTCGAACCGCCGGTCGTCCGGTCGGTGCGCGAGCACTACGGAGCGAATGCCCAGGCCGCAGCGCCTGAGACCGCTGCGAAGGAAACGGCCCCCAAGGCGGCGGCCCCGGCCTCGAAGCCGGGCGCCCCCAAGCCGGGCGCGGCGCGCCCGGCGAAAGCGGCGACCGTCGCGTCTGCGGAGCAGCCCTCCGTCGAAGGCGTAGCGGCGAAGGCCGCGCAGAGCTCGGCACCGGCGTTCTCGGATGGCGCCGATGCCCCCGCGCCCTCGGCCCCCAAGCCCGGCGCCCCTCGCCCCGCGGCCCCCAAGCCCGGCGCCCAGCGCACCCAGGCCCAGTCCCAGGACGCCCCGGCGCCCCGTCCGGGCGCCCCTCGCCCCGGCGGTCCCCGTCCCGGTCCGCGTCCCGCGGGCCCGCGTCCGGGCAACAACCCTTACGCATCCAGCCAGGGCATGCCCCGCCCCGGCGGCTCGGGCGGACCCCGTCCGGGAGGCAGCGGCGGACCGCGCCCCGGCCCCCGTCCGGGTGCTCCTCGCCCCGGTCAGGGCGGCGCAGAGCGCCCCGCGCGCTCGGGTGCGCCTCGTCCGGGCGCTCCGCGTCCGGGGGCTCGCCCCGGCGGCGCCGGCGGGCCCCGCCCGAACCCGGGCATGATGCCCGGTCAGGCGAATTTCGCGCGCAATGCGGCATCGGGGCCTTCTGATCGTCCCGCGCGCGGCGCAGGTCGCGGCGGACGCGGCGGCGCTCGCCCCGGAGCCGGTGCGGGAGCCGGCGCAGGTGCAGGAGCACCCGCCGGAGGCGGCTTCGGTCCCGCGCGCGGCGGAGGTCGCGGCGGACGCGGTTCCACACCGGGCGCTTTCGGCCGCGGCGGCGGTCGCAACCAGCGCGGACGCAAGTCGAAGCGCGCGAAGCGCCAAGAGTACGAGCAGCAGAACGCTCCGATCATCGGCGGCGTGTCGATTCCGCGCGGCAACGGGCAGACCATCAGGATCCGGCAGGGCGCGTCCCTCGCGGACTTCGCCGAGAAGATCGACGTCAATCCCGCGGCGCTCGTCACCGTTCTCTTCCACCTCGGTGAGATGGCGACCGCGACCCAGTCGCTCGACCAGGACACCTTCGAGGCCCTCGGCGCCGAGCTCGGCTACGACGTCAAGGTCGTCTCCCCCGAGGATGAGGATCGTGAACTCCTCGAGTCCTTCGACATCGACCTCGAAGCCGAGGAACTCGACGACGCCGAGAACATGGAGGCGCGTCCCCCGGTCGTCACGGTCATGGGCCACGTCGACCACGGCAAGACGAAGCTCCTCGACGCGATCCGTCACACGGACGTGGTCGACACCGAGCACGGCGGCATCACCCAGCACATCGGCGCCTACCAGGTCGTCGTTGAGCACGAGGGGCAGCCCCGTCCGATCACCTTCATCGACACGCCGGGTCACGAGGCCTTCACCGCCATGCGCGCCCGCGGCGCGCAGGTCACCGACATCGCGATCCTCGTGGTCGCGGCCGATGACGGCGTGATGCCGCAGACCGTTGAGGCGATCAACCACGCGCAGGCCGCCAACGTCCCGATCGTGGTTGCCGTCAACAAGATCGACAAGGAGGGCGCGAACCCCGACAAGATCCGGGGCCAGCTCACCGAGTACGGTCTGGTCGCCGAGGAGTACGGCGGCGACGTCATGTTCGTCGACATCTCCGCGAAGCAGCGTCAGGGCATCCACGAGCTCCTCGAGGCGGTCCTCCTCACGGCGGACGCCGCCCTCACTCTCGAGGCGAACCCGAACAGCGCGGCCCGCGGCGTGGCGATCGAAGCCAAGCTGGACAAGGGACGCGGCGCGGTCGCCACCATGCTCGTCGAGCGCGGCACCCTCCGCATTGGCGATGCGATCGTCGTGGGATCCGCTCACGGCCGTGTCCGCGCCATGTTCGACGATTCCGGCAACGACATGTCCGAGGCCGGTCCTTCGACCCCGGTCGCGGTCCTCGGCCTCACCTCGGTCCCGCGTGCGGGCGACTCCTTCCTCGTCGCCGCCGATGACCGTACGGCACGCCAGATCGCCGACAAGCGTGAAGCCGCCGAACGTCAGGCCATGCTCGCCAAGCGCCGCAAGCGCGTCTCCCTCGAGGACTTCGACAAGGTCCTCAAGGAGGGCGAGGTCGACACCCTCAACCTCATCATCAAGGGCGACGTCTCCGGCGCCGTCGAGGCACTCGAGGACTCGCTCCTCGGCATCGATGTCGGCGATGAGGTCCAGCTCCGCATCATCCACCGCGGCGTCGGCGCGATCACGCAGAACGACGTCAACCTCGCCACGGTGGACAACGCGGTCATCATCGGCTTCAACGTCCGCCCGGCCGAGCGGGTCGCGGAACTCGCCGACGCCGAAGGCGTCGAGATCAAGTACTACAACGTCATCTACTCGGCGATCGACGATATTGAAGCGGCCCTCAAGGGCATGCTCAAGCCGATCTACGAGGAGGTCTCGCTCGGTACCGCCGAGATCCGCCAGGTCTTCCGCTCCGGAAAGTTCGGCAACATCGCCGGTTCGATCGTCCGTTCGGGCACGATCAAGCGCGGAACGAAGGCCCGCCTGGTCCGCGACGGCGTCGTGGTCGCGGAGAACCTCGAGATCCAGTCCCTGCGCCGCGAGAAGGACGATGTCACCGAGGTCCGCGAGGGCTTCGAGTGCGGTATCACCCTCGGCTTCAAGGACATCACCGAAGGCGACATCATCGAGACCTGGGAGATGCGCGAGAAGCCTCGCGACTGA
- a CDS encoding bifunctional riboflavin kinase/FAD synthetase: MKIWYELAQVPGDQRSVVTIGNFDGMHNGHRRVVASCVERAARRGAEAVAVTFDPHPTQVHRPELGLELISPLRDRLDAMAASGLDGTLVVHYDASVYSLEAEEFVEEFLVDRLGAIEVVVGQDFCFGRGNSGTVDTLRELGRRYGFDVTMVTDIEAPEGRRWSSSWVRELLEVGDVAGAARVLGHLHRIRGTVEHGFKRGRELGFPTANLGGGIEGVVPGDGVYAGWLVRAVPGTQSAEFLPAAISVGTNPQFEGVERTVEAHVLGRSDLNLYGERIAVTFVARIRPMMSFDSVEDLLRRMDDDLRQTAYVLGIAVATRVDPATVTAR, from the coding sequence ATGAAGATCTGGTACGAGCTCGCACAGGTGCCGGGCGACCAGCGTTCGGTGGTGACGATCGGCAATTTCGACGGGATGCACAACGGGCACCGCCGGGTGGTCGCCTCCTGCGTGGAGCGCGCCGCCCGCCGCGGGGCCGAGGCCGTGGCCGTGACCTTCGATCCGCATCCGACCCAGGTGCACCGGCCCGAGCTGGGGCTCGAGCTCATCTCGCCCCTGCGCGACAGGCTCGATGCGATGGCTGCCTCGGGCCTCGACGGCACCCTGGTCGTCCATTACGACGCCTCGGTGTACTCCCTGGAGGCGGAGGAGTTCGTCGAGGAGTTCCTCGTGGACCGCCTCGGCGCGATCGAAGTCGTCGTCGGCCAGGACTTCTGTTTCGGACGGGGGAACTCGGGCACGGTCGACACCCTGCGCGAACTGGGGCGCCGCTACGGTTTCGACGTGACGATGGTGACGGACATCGAGGCGCCGGAGGGCCGGCGCTGGTCGTCCTCCTGGGTGCGCGAACTGCTCGAGGTCGGTGACGTCGCGGGAGCCGCGCGGGTGCTCGGGCACCTGCATCGCATCCGCGGCACGGTCGAGCACGGGTTCAAACGGGGGCGCGAGCTGGGTTTCCCGACGGCGAATCTGGGCGGCGGCATTGAGGGCGTCGTTCCCGGTGACGGCGTGTACGCCGGGTGGCTGGTGCGGGCAGTGCCGGGCACCCAGTCGGCGGAGTTCCTCCCCGCGGCGATCTCGGTGGGCACGAACCCGCAGTTCGAGGGCGTGGAGCGGACGGTCGAGGCGCACGTGCTGGGCCGTTCGGATCTCAACCTGTACGGGGAGAGGATCGCGGTGACCTTCGTCGCGCGGATCCGCCCGATGATGTCCTTCGACTCCGTTGAGGATCTGCTCCGGCGAATGGATGACGATCTGAGGCAGACGGCCTACGTCCTGGGGATCGCGGTGGCGACGCGCGTGGATCCCGCTACGGTGACCGCTCGTTGA
- a CDS encoding sensor histidine kinase — MRCVDFAVRQRVASIGRRILATPTVLPGVSELPRMPRQSVNVGLSRGRPGRWTVSSANARHIIYPIVASAFFGFDVTTWINDASAPLTDVAASAVIAAMTILAAWRSVVGSAGIVLVSCLVIVSPFGLFGSILTPFLIVLAIAEQISRRQFALATISAFLLAGAYLLDPTVRSTWALMMAVVFQLLLAIPLGLAMLFHDRQVDALEREVAEVAKRTRAQLALALHDTAITDLTRALVITRTLRSRANEPRTSDIGAVEESIVAALRSLRQTAKIVDSSAKDEMSSVCKVVREMSNRLTIRHLAVECSCADDTTLNRTLGDVGYRFVQLFLKEALINCLKYADEGTTIVISSEESDSRIEVFVRSVAVEGSDARNAEEYSSGLGIAGIRTRARALGGDISAGKVLGYWMISLHLPRIREPGGERDE, encoded by the coding sequence ATGCGGTGCGTCGATTTCGCCGTTCGTCAACGCGTGGCCTCGATCGGACGTCGAATACTCGCCACTCCAACGGTTCTGCCAGGTGTTTCCGAACTTCCCCGGATGCCGCGACAATCCGTGAACGTCGGGCTGAGCCGCGGACGTCCGGGCCGGTGGACGGTGTCGTCGGCGAATGCGCGGCACATCATTTATCCGATTGTGGCGAGTGCATTCTTCGGGTTCGATGTCACTACCTGGATCAACGACGCGTCCGCCCCACTGACAGATGTTGCTGCCTCCGCAGTCATCGCTGCGATGACGATCCTCGCTGCCTGGCGCTCCGTCGTCGGCAGTGCAGGCATCGTCCTCGTCAGCTGCCTGGTGATCGTGTCGCCCTTTGGGCTATTCGGTTCAATTCTCACCCCATTCCTCATCGTCTTGGCGATCGCGGAGCAAATCTCCAGGCGACAATTCGCGCTGGCGACAATCTCAGCTTTCTTGCTGGCCGGCGCCTACTTGCTGGATCCGACAGTGCGCTCGACATGGGCGCTCATGATGGCGGTTGTCTTCCAGTTGTTGCTCGCGATTCCTCTGGGATTGGCAATGCTCTTTCATGATCGACAGGTTGACGCACTCGAACGGGAAGTCGCAGAGGTCGCCAAACGCACGCGAGCTCAACTTGCGCTCGCCCTCCATGACACCGCGATCACGGATCTGACACGAGCGCTCGTCATCACGCGCACCCTGCGGAGCCGGGCGAACGAACCTCGAACGTCCGACATCGGAGCGGTCGAGGAATCGATTGTCGCTGCGCTCCGCAGCCTTCGGCAGACCGCCAAGATTGTGGACTCCTCCGCTAAGGACGAGATGTCCTCTGTTTGCAAGGTCGTTCGCGAGATGTCGAACCGTTTGACGATCCGTCACCTCGCCGTGGAATGCTCGTGCGCCGATGACACGACCCTCAATCGGACTCTGGGCGACGTTGGCTATCGCTTCGTGCAGCTTTTTCTCAAAGAGGCTCTGATCAACTGTCTGAAGTACGCAGACGAAGGAACAACCATTGTCATCTCATCGGAAGAAAGCGACTCTCGCATCGAAGTATTCGTCAGATCTGTCGCTGTGGAGGGCTCCGACGCTCGGAATGCCGAGGAGTACTCCTCCGGGTTAGGAATCGCTGGTATTCGAACGCGGGCTCGAGCGCTAGGAGGCGACATCAGCGCTGGCAAAGTACTCGGGTATTGGATGATTTCCCTTCATCTCCCCCGCATTCGTGAACCGGGGGGAGAACGCGATGAGTAG
- a CDS encoding YlxR family protein produces the protein MGADPVRTCVGCAKRSSRSDLIRIAASHGIMTLDPEAVRPGRGAWIHPDPRCVDRARRTRALRRALRLQEDPPEDLWDALEKVVKSRASSTPDNE, from the coding sequence ATGGGAGCGGATCCTGTGCGCACCTGCGTGGGATGCGCGAAGCGCTCGTCGCGTTCGGACCTCATTCGAATCGCGGCGTCACACGGGATCATGACACTCGATCCCGAAGCAGTGCGACCCGGTCGGGGCGCGTGGATCCACCCGGATCCGCGGTGCGTCGACCGAGCCCGTCGAACGCGGGCTCTGCGCCGTGCGCTCCGCCTCCAGGAGGACCCTCCGGAAGACCTGTGGGATGCGCTCGAGAAGGTCGTCAAGTCCAGGGCGTCATCGACGCCCGACAACGAGTAG
- the rbfA gene encoding 30S ribosome-binding factor RbfA, producing MADESRRRKVQDRIQQTVASMLGRRIKDPRLGFVTITDVRVTGDLQHASIFYTVLGDEEDRKATARAFESAKGIIRSEIGKALGIRLTPSIEFLLDALPESAAAIEGALAVAKARDEEIAKLAEGARYAGDEDPYRHEDDDAEDAAEDEDEDEDEDEADTADEDDEETDAHEDSDR from the coding sequence ATGGCGGACGAATCGCGTCGACGCAAGGTTCAAGACAGGATCCAGCAGACCGTCGCCAGTATGCTCGGCCGACGGATCAAGGACCCGCGCCTGGGTTTCGTCACGATCACCGATGTGCGTGTGACGGGCGATCTTCAGCACGCCTCGATCTTCTACACCGTGCTCGGGGATGAGGAGGATCGCAAAGCCACGGCCCGCGCCTTCGAATCAGCGAAGGGCATCATCCGCTCCGAGATCGGCAAGGCGCTGGGCATTCGCCTGACCCCTTCGATCGAGTTCCTCCTCGACGCGCTGCCGGAATCGGCCGCGGCGATCGAAGGCGCCCTCGCGGTGGCGAAGGCTCGCGATGAGGAGATCGCCAAGCTTGCCGAAGGCGCGAGGTACGCCGGCGACGAGGACCCCTATCGTCACGAGGACGATGATGCCGAGGACGCCGCCGAAGACGAAGACGAAGACGAAGACGAGGATGAGGCCGACACGGCCGATGAGGACGACGAAGAGACGGACGCGCACGAGGACAGCGATCGCTGA
- the rpsO gene encoding 30S ribosomal protein S15, with amino-acid sequence MPLSKDVKDQIIAEYATHEGDTGSPEVQIALLTQRIKDLTEHFKYHTHDHHSRRGLLLLVGRRRRLLGYLASIDIERYRSLIERLGLRR; translated from the coding sequence GTGCCGCTGAGCAAGGACGTCAAGGACCAGATCATCGCCGAGTATGCGACCCACGAGGGCGACACCGGTTCCCCCGAGGTGCAGATCGCGCTGCTCACCCAGCGCATCAAGGATCTGACCGAGCACTTCAAGTACCACACGCACGACCACCACTCGCGTCGCGGCCTCCTGCTGCTCGTCGGTCGTCGTCGCCGTCTCCTCGGCTACCTGGCCTCGATCGATATCGAGCGCTACCGCTCGCTCATCGAGCGTCTCGGCCTGCGCCGCTGA
- a CDS encoding polyribonucleotide nucleotidyltransferase: MMEGSDIIAAEAIIDNGRFGKRTVRFETGRLAKQAAGSALAYLDDETTVLSATTVGKNPKDQFDFFPLTVDVEERAYAAGRIPGSFFRREGRAGTEAILAARLIDRPLRPGFVKGLRNEVQVVETVLTVHPDDAYDVLAINAASMSTQIAGLPFTGPIGGTRLALIDGQWVAFPRWSELERSVFNIVVAGRIVTAEDGSEDVAIMMVEAGGGKNQWDLIQAGATAPTEDVVADGLEAAKPFIKVLCEAQIEVAKSASKETAEFPLFIDYTDEQYAAVESWVGDKLAKALLTEGKLARDEAVDAVKAEMLAALAESHPEQEKELKAAFRSLEKYTIRQRTLREEIRMDGRTPRQIRSLSAEVEVLPRVHGSALFQRGETQILGVTTLAMLRMEQQLDNLSPVTAKRYMHQYNFAPFSTGETGRVGAPKRREIGHGDLAERALIPVLPSREEFPYAIRQVSETMGSNGSSSMGSVCASTLSLLQAGVPLRAPVAGIAMGLMTGEVDGVKKAVTLTDILGAEDGFGDMDFKVAGTKDFITALQLDTKLDGIDSQVLRGALAQARDARLEILNLINMAIDGPDEMSPNAPRIITVQVPVDKIGEVIGPKGKMINQIQEDTGADVTIEDDGTVYIASTSGESAEAARQMVNQIANPQMPEVGERFIGTVVKTTSFGAFVSLTPGKDGLLHISQVRRLVGGKRVESVEDVLQVGQQVEVEIAEIGDRGKLSLHAVLDEAAAAAEAEAAGEEKSERAERRERSERRERRPRTRTRRKREDEGEGSEEASEE, translated from the coding sequence ATGATGGAAGGCTCTGACATCATCGCCGCAGAGGCGATTATCGACAACGGCCGTTTCGGGAAGCGCACCGTGCGCTTCGAGACCGGCCGTCTCGCCAAGCAGGCCGCGGGCTCCGCCCTCGCCTACCTGGATGACGAGACCACGGTCCTCTCGGCCACCACCGTCGGCAAGAACCCGAAGGACCAGTTCGACTTCTTCCCGCTCACCGTCGACGTCGAGGAGCGCGCCTACGCCGCGGGCCGCATCCCCGGCTCCTTCTTCCGCCGCGAGGGCCGCGCCGGCACCGAGGCGATCCTCGCCGCGCGCCTCATCGACCGCCCGCTGCGCCCCGGCTTCGTCAAGGGCCTGCGCAATGAGGTCCAGGTCGTCGAGACGGTCTTGACCGTCCACCCCGATGACGCTTACGACGTCCTGGCGATCAACGCCGCCTCCATGTCGACCCAGATCGCGGGTCTTCCCTTCACCGGTCCGATCGGCGGCACCCGTCTCGCCCTCATCGACGGCCAGTGGGTCGCCTTCCCGCGCTGGTCCGAGCTCGAGCGCTCGGTCTTCAACATCGTCGTCGCCGGCCGCATCGTGACGGCCGAGGACGGCTCCGAGGACGTCGCGATCATGATGGTCGAGGCCGGCGGCGGCAAGAACCAGTGGGATCTCATCCAGGCCGGCGCGACCGCCCCGACCGAGGACGTCGTGGCCGACGGCCTCGAGGCCGCCAAGCCCTTCATCAAGGTCCTGTGCGAGGCGCAGATCGAGGTCGCGAAGTCGGCCTCGAAGGAGACCGCCGAGTTCCCGCTCTTCATCGACTACACCGATGAGCAGTACGCGGCCGTGGAGTCCTGGGTGGGCGACAAGCTCGCGAAGGCGCTGCTCACCGAGGGCAAGCTCGCCCGCGACGAGGCCGTCGACGCCGTGAAGGCCGAGATGCTCGCCGCTCTGGCCGAGTCGCACCCCGAGCAGGAGAAGGAGCTCAAGGCCGCCTTCCGCTCGCTCGAGAAGTACACGATCCGTCAGCGCACGCTCCGCGAGGAGATCCGCATGGACGGCCGCACCCCGCGTCAGATCCGTTCGCTGTCGGCCGAGGTCGAGGTCCTGCCGCGCGTTCACGGTTCGGCGCTCTTCCAGCGCGGCGAGACCCAGATCCTCGGCGTGACGACCCTGGCGATGCTCCGCATGGAGCAGCAGCTCGACAACCTTTCGCCGGTGACCGCCAAGCGCTACATGCACCAGTACAACTTCGCGCCCTTCTCGACCGGTGAGACCGGCCGTGTGGGCGCCCCGAAGCGCCGCGAGATCGGCCACGGCGATCTCGCCGAGCGCGCCCTCATCCCGGTCCTGCCCTCGCGTGAGGAGTTCCCCTACGCGATCCGCCAGGTCTCGGAGACGATGGGTTCGAACGGCTCGTCCTCGATGGGCTCGGTGTGCGCGTCGACCCTGTCGCTCCTCCAGGCGGGCGTGCCGCTGCGCGCCCCCGTCGCGGGCATCGCGATGGGCCTCATGACCGGCGAGGTCGACGGCGTGAAGAAGGCCGTGACCCTCACCGACATCCTCGGCGCCGAGGACGGTTTCGGCGACATGGACTTCAAGGTCGCGGGCACGAAGGACTTCATCACGGCCCTTCAGCTCGACACGAAGCTCGACGGCATCGACTCGCAGGTTCTGCGCGGTGCCCTCGCCCAGGCGCGCGATGCGCGCCTGGAGATCCTCAACCTCATCAACATGGCGATCGACGGCCCCGATGAGATGAGCCCGAATGCTCCTCGCATCATCACCGTCCAGGTCCCGGTGGACAAGATCGGCGAGGTCATCGGCCCGAAGGGCAAGATGATCAACCAGATCCAGGAGGACACGGGCGCGGACGTCACGATCGAGGATGACGGCACCGTCTACATCGCGTCGACCTCCGGCGAGTCCGCCGAGGCCGCGCGCCAGATGGTCAACCAGATCGCGAACCCGCAGATGCCCGAGGTCGGCGAGCGCTTCATCGGGACGGTCGTGAAGACGACCTCCTTCGGCGCCTTCGTCTCCCTCACGCCGGGCAAGGACGGCCTGCTCCACATCTCGCAGGTGCGCCGCCTGGTCGGCGGCAAGCGCGTGGAGTCGGTCGAGGACGTTCTTCAGGTCGGCCAGCAGGTCGAGGTCGAGATCGCTGAGATCGGCGATCGCGGCAAGCTGAGCCTGCACGCGGTCCTCGATGAGGCCGCTGCCGCCGCCGAGGCCGAGGCCGCCGGCGAGGAGAAGTCCGAGCGGGCGGAGCGCCGCGAGCGTTCCGAGCGCCGTGAGCGCCGCCCGCGCACCCGTACGCGCCGCAAGCGCGAGGACGAGGGCGAGGGCTCTGAGGAGGCCTCGGAGGAGTGA
- a CDS encoding response regulator, which produces MTSVEVIRVIYADDDPTLLEGISGLIAADSRIRIVGTAEGGRSVLHLLELHRADVVLLDVEMPDLDGVETARIISGRYPEVKIVMFTAFEVESRLMEAFSAGAVAFLTKDMEPREIVDAIADAVEGRPALAPRAVASAIGILHDLGEKRRAGDRWRETKESLSEGSRRVYRYLIEGATNKEIAARTGYSETTVRTYVSFLLESFGCATRTELAVRALRASTALGDE; this is translated from the coding sequence GTGACGAGCGTTGAAGTGATCCGAGTGATCTACGCGGATGACGATCCCACCCTCTTGGAGGGGATATCCGGATTGATCGCCGCTGATTCGCGCATTCGAATCGTTGGAACTGCGGAGGGCGGCAGGAGCGTCCTTCACCTTCTCGAACTCCACCGGGCAGACGTCGTCCTCCTCGATGTGGAAATGCCTGATCTTGACGGTGTGGAGACAGCAAGAATCATCTCAGGGCGCTATCCCGAGGTGAAGATCGTCATGTTCACGGCGTTCGAGGTCGAGTCGCGACTTATGGAGGCATTCTCGGCGGGGGCAGTTGCCTTCCTTACGAAGGACATGGAGCCGCGCGAGATCGTCGACGCCATCGCAGACGCGGTTGAGGGACGGCCGGCACTTGCTCCTCGCGCCGTCGCGTCGGCGATCGGCATTCTTCACGACCTCGGTGAGAAACGTCGCGCTGGAGATCGGTGGCGGGAGACAAAAGAGAGTCTCTCCGAGGGGTCGAGAAGGGTGTACCGGTATCTTATCGAAGGTGCGACGAACAAGGAGATCGCTGCGAGAACGGGTTACTCGGAGACGACAGTGCGGACGTACGTCTCCTTCCTCCTCGAATCCTTCGGATGTGCAACGCGCACCGAACTCGCCGTCCGTGCTCTCCGGGCCTCGACAGCCCTAGGGGATGAGTGA
- the truB gene encoding tRNA pseudouridine(55) synthase TruB — protein sequence MAKRPDRSVPGIVVVDKPSGLTSHDVVSRMRRMAHTRKVGHAGTLDPMATGVLILGVGKATRLLTWITGHEKSYTATIRFGATTLSDDAQGELVEARGCGSIDEGALESAMGELRGAIDQVPSAVSAKRIAGKRAYALVREGVEVELPANRVTIRRFERVSPLRGAVLDGPDGPIGVVDVDVEVECSSGTYVRALARDLGEALGCGAHLTALRRTRVGVFSLEDARPLSDLEAEAGRALDEEARGGAEAALPDAEAAVPGHETAIPEGGARAPRPSAPCAEPSPCGAQHDPEPAPGLIPLADAVRMLFPALVLDEEEAGRFAHGQAPSRPIGDANAIAGHRDERIIGAFNAAGEVLGLLEARKGRFATLTVFQGAAQ from the coding sequence ATGGCGAAGCGCCCCGATCGCTCGGTTCCCGGGATCGTCGTCGTTGACAAGCCTTCGGGTCTGACGAGCCACGATGTCGTTTCACGTATGCGGAGGATGGCGCATACCCGCAAGGTGGGTCATGCGGGCACGCTCGATCCGATGGCGACCGGTGTTCTCATCCTGGGAGTCGGGAAGGCGACCCGTCTGCTGACGTGGATCACGGGCCATGAGAAGTCGTACACGGCGACGATCCGCTTCGGCGCGACGACTCTGAGCGATGATGCGCAGGGCGAGCTGGTCGAGGCGCGCGGGTGCGGGTCCATTGACGAGGGCGCGCTCGAGTCGGCGATGGGGGAGCTGAGGGGCGCGATCGATCAGGTCCCTTCGGCCGTGTCGGCGAAGAGGATCGCGGGGAAGAGGGCTTACGCGCTGGTCCGCGAGGGCGTGGAGGTCGAGCTGCCGGCGAACAGGGTGACGATCCGCCGTTTCGAACGGGTCTCGCCTCTGCGAGGCGCGGTGCTCGACGGCCCCGATGGGCCGATCGGGGTGGTCGATGTCGATGTCGAGGTGGAGTGCTCCTCGGGAACGTATGTGCGTGCGCTTGCGCGCGACCTCGGCGAGGCTTTGGGGTGCGGCGCGCATTTGACGGCCCTGAGGCGCACGCGCGTCGGCGTCTTCTCCCTCGAGGATGCGAGGCCGCTCTCGGACCTCGAAGCGGAAGCCGGGCGCGCGCTCGACGAGGAGGCGAGAGGCGGCGCTGAAGCAGCCCTTCCGGACGCCGAAGCAGCCGTTCCCGGCCATGAAACGGCCATTCCCGAGGGCGGGGCTCGGGCACCGCGCCCATCCGCCCCGTGCGCAGAGCCCTCGCCCTGCGGCGCGCAGCACGACCCCGAGCCCGCTCCGGGACTCATCCCTCTGGCCGATGCGGTTCGGATGCTCTTCCCCGCCCTCGTCCTCGATGAGGAGGAAGCGGGACGTTTCGCCCACGGCCAGGCGCCATCGCGGCCCATAGGAGACGCGAACGCGATCGCCGGGCATCGCGACGAGCGGATCATCGGCGCCTTCAACGCGGCGGGAGAGGTCCTCGGCCTGCTCGAGGCGCGCAAGGGGCGCTTCGCCACACTGACCGTCTTCCAAGGAGCGGCGCAATGA